A window from Balearica regulorum gibbericeps isolate bBalReg1 chromosome 1, bBalReg1.pri, whole genome shotgun sequence encodes these proteins:
- the RGPD4 gene encoding ranBP2-like and GRIP domain-containing protein 4 isoform X4 encodes MMRRTKPEVERYVASVQAAAPSPREKSMKGFLFAKLYFEIKEYELAKRYISTYLNVQERDPKAHRFLGQIYEAEDNIEKAFGCYKRSVELNPTQKDLVLKIAELLCNNDITDGRAKYWVERAAKLFPGSPAVYRLKEQLLDCKGEDGWNQLFDLIQAELYARPDDVYINIRLVALYRSNNRLRDAVLHCQEAEKKIPLQSSLEWCSCVVETFEEYLESLQDLESDKNNWRAIKKDHLLAYSSFVKMTLSSRDVQECREALESFDRVLQSVKPYVSGADELSRTYVEMKGQLYMHAGTLLLKMAQHNEAQWRAVCELAALCYLISFQVPKPKSKLIKGDQTGQDVLEMLACDRKSQSGHMLLNLSHGKQDFFKEIVESFANKSGSFTLFDSLFESGASRERSFIGTDDIGNVSTQAPVQLELNKYDIGAVRMHNGSLQHLVWLGLQWNSMSVLPPMRKWLKQLFHLPQETSRLETDAPESICLLDLEVFLLGVVFTSNLQLQEKFNSYYGAHQPQFLPLPVCKQLYTEKQRCWWDAVRTLIQRKTIPGTAAKLRLIVQHGISTLRTLEKHGLQPALIIHWAKSLQKTGTSLNSFYDQKEYIGRSVYYWKKVLPMLENIKKKRNIPEPTDPLFRHFHSVDIQVFQVAGYEEEARIAFAMLDAVDGKTDDALLAFEAIKNVVSYWNLAVIFQRKAEEIENDAMLPEEQEEHKTYLLKSKYYLMKIIEESSSDMSVSEKLPVSIETVREMLDTVIQELGENGEEGSPAFRNGLSRAVDSEVKHSTPSPPKFSLSPTKSYKFSPKTPPQWAEDHRSILQMICQQVEALKNEMQEMKLNSSNSNASSHRWPTESYGTNTMSEGYQRAQNLHEAPLTVATTGPSVYYSQSPAYNSQYLLRTAATNVTPTKAPLYGMNRLTPQQHIYAYQQPMHTPPLQNTSACMFSQEIYSTSLRFDSPATRLISPHRGDDYCNYSVPQASTNPPLPGPGYFVAESKAIESSKSKFGQSGTAEGSKTSLPTPAQSSQPTPFKFNTNFKSNDGDFTFSSLQVATQPANAAFNSSESLLGLLTSDKSLQDDRYVEQRTVNDHTNSQKNVLNFSNKHLPGISFRETMEQNAHKNLGFEKSDMFSVQEPSKSGFMTSNSDLANKSHETEGGSTHGGDEDDDGPHFDPVVPLPDKIEVKTGEEDEEEFFCNRAKLFRFDVESKEWKERGIGNVKILKHKVSGKFRLLMRRDQVLKICANHYINTDMKLTPNAGSDRSFVWHALDYADELPKPEQLAIRFKTPEEAMLFKSKFEECQNILKTLGSNVDTSVTQNSGTARETTNQDIKEPSRSGSGTLNFGFQFPKDGVSSEPDSKGSLPAQSTASEPTSFSFGKQAPQTYSSDGFGQHLLKKDKWECKVCLVPNEATAKNCVSCQSPNPDMWETHGTPLTESAASCKASGNTVQDDFGSAFAKKEGQWDCSVCLVRNEPTASKCGACQQPNKTNTEVSGQQTSLKTGQAIAPKASQNDLGTAFSKKEGQWDCSVHLIQNEAKDANCRSCQNPSSQSQPSVPVPTVQASPAPRFGSTADANKPQKNGFEGLFTKKEGQWDCNTCFVRNEGSSPACVACQTPNPSSKAAGDASSTPAFGLKSQLSERDGGQLRTGFKCEFGHGEQGKTRSFTFQIPFDTEAKPAKEGFSFSMPVPPDGFKFGIQESSKNTTKKDEPSKECTTGFLKSIDEKDKKELPSDSGITFQFQETANKEKGDFVFGQNSSTFTFAELAKNAQRESFQFGKKDPNFKGFSDADKKLFSSQASKMDHKANTSADLGEKDDDVYKTEDSDDIHFEPIVQMPEKVEPFTGEEDEKVLYSQRVKLFRFDPETSQWKERGVGNLKILKNEVNGKVRILMRREQILKVCANHYITTTMNLKPLSGSDKAWMWVASDFSDDKAKLEQLAAKFKTPEQAEEFKQKFEECQRLLLDIPLQTPHKLVDTGRTAQLIQKAEEMKCGLKDLKTFLTDDKTKLSEEENVNSVCASSTSDLVIKPHAESTGPTLEWDNYDLREEALDDSVSSSVYASPLASSPVRKNLFRFGESTTGFSFSFKSALSPSKSPSKQNQSRTSVGTDEDSDITQEEERDGQYFEPVVPLPDLVEVTSGEENEQVVFSHRAKLYRYDKDANQWKERGIGDIKILQNYDNKQVRIVMRRDQVLKLCANHRITPDMNIQQMKGSDRAWVWTACDFADGERKVELLAVRFKLQDVADSFKQIFDEAKRAQERDTLITPLSSRANTPKESPCGKNAVAVLEETTRERTDLSHGDDTSDVTVEVTEVSNTSETPTKTVVSPPKFVFGSESVKSIFSNGKSKTFTFGNTSATSSLFGFSFNPPRKSEDHIPMSRNTVQKDLEVSEPPKSSSAPQKPLDSKVDNLPTSTQDGPSNFSFRILEKAEKTTSEDLQSDDVIIVYELTPTPEQRALAGFLKLPSTFFCYKNKPGYVSDEDDDEDYETAVKKLNGRLYPSDSEEKKKLQDPVKVGTIGKSECNNERECVTAWEKKTTPEKAKAEIPQVPPTSVCGGSGDTEDDSPEDLQTEVKIQETKENEVTSSTDLVCTSKEEVPTPSTSEATVFVQSATENEEPDSTTETVRVSQPLSGTDDKPVDLSTKKSDLDCTESTQENRIISFGFGNTAGLSFADLASKNSGDFAFGSKDKNFKWANTGAAVFGETARKADEDEGGSDDEVVHNDDIHFEPIVSLPEVEVKSGEEDEEILFKERAKLYRWDRGATQWKERGVGEIKILFHTQKKYYRVLMRRDQVLKVCANHVITKEMNLVPSDASNNALIWTATDYADGEVKVEQLAVRFKSQELANSFKKRFEECQLSLSELQKGHLSLAAGLSKDTNPIVYFEVSADDEPLGHITMELFSNIVPRTAENFRALCTGEKGFGFKNSSFHRIVTDFVCQGGDITNHDGTGGRSIYGTAFEDENFEVKHTGPGLLSMANKGRDTNNSQFFITLKKAEHLDFKHVVFGFVKDGMDVVKKIESFGSPKGLVNGRIVITDCGQI; translated from the exons TTTTGATCGTGTGCTTCAGTCAGTGAAACCATATGTGAGTGGGGCTGATGAGTTGTCTCGTACCTACGTGGAAATGAAAGGACAGCTGTATATGCATGCTGGAACTTTGCTACTGAAAATGGCCCAACACAATGAGGCACAGTGGAGAGCTGTGTGTGAACTAGCAGCATTGTGTTATCTGATAAGTTTCCAG GTTCCTAAACCAAAGTCAAAACTAATAAAGGGGGATCAAACTGGACAAGATGTGCTAGAAATGTTGGCCTGTGATCGGAAAAGCCAGTCTG gtCATATGTTGCTGAACTTAAGCCACGGCAAGCAAGACTTCTTTAAAGAGATTGTGGAATCTTTTGCAAACAAGAGTGGTTCATTTACATTGTTTGATAGCCTGTTTGAGAGTGGAGCTTCTAGAGAGAGATCTTTTATTGGCACGGATGATATTGGAAATGTCAGTACACAAGCACCAGTGCAATTGGAACTTAATAAATATGACATTG GTGCTGTTCGAATGCACAATGGCAGTCTCCAGCACCTTGTGTGGCTTGGCTTGCAGTGGAACTCCATGTCAGTCTTACCCCCAATGCGGAAATGGctaaaacagctttttcactTGCCCCAAGAAACATCAAGACTTGAGACAGATGCTCCTGAATCCATTTGCCTATTGGACCTTGAA GTGTTTCTACTTGGGGTGGTATTCACTAGCAACTTACAATTGCAAGAGAAGTTTAATTCTTACTATGGCGCACATCAGCCTCAATTCTTACCCTTGCCAGTGTGCAAACAGCTCTATACCGAAAAGCAAAGATGCTGGTGGGATGCCGTTCGTACTCttattcagagaaaaacaat accaggaacagcagcaaaactgagGCTTATTGTACAGCATGGAATAAGTACTCTGCGAACACTGGAGAAGCATGGCCTTCAACCTGCCTTAATTATACACTGGGCAAAAAGCCTGCAAAAAACA GGCACTAGCCTTaactccttctatgaccagAAGGAATACATTGGACGAAGTGTCTATTACTGGAAGAAAGTTTTGCCTATGCTGGAAAATATCAAAAAGAAGAGGAATATTCCTGAACCTACTGATCCTCTCTTCAGACACTTCCATAGTGTAGACATTCAG GTCTTTCAGGTTGCAGGATATGAAGAAGAGGCGCGTATAGCATTTGCAATGTTGGATGCAGTTGATGGCAAAACTGATGATGCTTTGTTAGCATTTGAAGCTATTAAGAATGTGGTTTCATACTGGAATCTTGCTGTG ATCTtccaaagaaaggcagaagagatcGAAAATGATGCCATGCTGccagaagaacaagaagaacaCAAAACCTATCTTCTTAAAAGCAAGTATTATCTAATGAAGATCATTGAGGAAAGCTCCTCGGATATGTCAGTAAGTGAGAAA CTGCCGGTGTCTATTGAAACTGTGAGGGAAATGCTAGATACAGTGATCCAGGAACTTGGCGAGAATGGTGAAGAGGGAAGTCCTGCCTTCAGGAATGGTCTATCACGAGCTGTAGATTCAGAGGTGAAACATTCCACTCCGTCACCACCCAAGTTCTCTCTTTCACCAACTAAGAGCTACAAG ttttctccTAAAACTCCACCTCAGTGGGCAGAAGATCACAGATCTATACTTCAAATGATCTGTCAGCAAGTGGAAGCTTTAAAG aatgaaatgcaagaaatgaAACTTAATAGTTCCAACTCAAATGCATCATCTCATCGATGGCCTACTGAAAGCTATGGAACAAATACAATGTCAGAAGGTTATCAGAGAGCACAAAATCTTCATGAAGCTCCGTTAACAG TTGCTACCACTGGCCCGTCTGTTTACTACAGCCAGTCACCTGCCTATAACTCTCAGTATCTTCTCAGAACTGCTGCAACCAATGTAACACCAACGAAG gCTCCTCTCTATGGCATGAACAGACTTACACCTCAGCAACATATATATGCTTATCAACAACCAATGCATACACCACCTCTGCAAAACACTTCCGCTTGTATGTTTTCCCAAGAAATATATAGCACATCTCTGCGTTTTGATTCTCCTGCTACTAGACTCATTTCTCCTCATAGGGGTGATGATTACTGCAATTACAGTGTTCCGCAGGCAAGCACAAATCCACCATTGCCTGGACCAGGCTATTTCGTAGCAGAATCAAAAGCAATAGAATCTTCGAAATCTAAATTCGGACAGTCAGGAACAGCAGAAGGATCAAAAACATCTCTGCCAACACCAGCACAGTCAAGTCAGCCAACACCTTTTAAATTCAACACTAACTTCAAGTCTAATGATGGAGACttcaccttttcttctcttcaagtTGCAACACAGCCGGCTAATGCAGCTTTTAATAGTAGCGAAAGCCTCTTGGGTCTTCTGACATCTGATAAATCTTTACAGGATGATAGATATGTGGAACAAAGAACAGTTAATGATCACACAAATAGTCaaaaaaatgtcttaaattttAGCAATAAACATCTTCCAGGCATCTCTTTTAGAGAAACCATGGAACAAAATGCACACAAAAACCTGGGTTTTGAGAAAAGCGATATGTTTAGTGTCCAAGAACCAAGCAAGTCTGGTTTTATGACTTCAAATTCGGATTTGGCCAATAAAAGTCATGAAACAGAGGGAGGAAGCACCCATGGTGGAGATGAGGATGATGATGGTCCTCATTTTGATCCTGTGGTGCCGCTCCCTGACAAGATTGAAGTAAAGACTGgtgaggaagatgaggaagaatTCTTCTGCAACAGAGCCAAGCTCTTTCGTTTTGATGTAGAATCtaaagaatggaaagaaaggggtattggaaatgtgaaaatactgaaacataAAGTATCTGGCAAATTTCGTCTTTTAATGAGACGGGACCAAGTGCTGAAAATCTGTGCAAATCACTACATAAATACTGATATGAAATTAACTCCAAATGCTGGATCAGATAGGTCATTTGTATGGCATGCTTTAGATTATGCAGATGAGttgccaaaaccagaacagcttGCAATTAGATTTAAAACACCTGAGGAAGCAAtgcttttcaaaagtaaatttgAGGAGtgtcagaatattttgaaaaccttGGGATCAAATGTTGACACATCCGTGACTCAGAATAGTGGGACTGCAAGAGAAACAACAAATCAGGACATCAAGGAGCCTAGCAGATCCGGTTCTGGGACCCTGAACTTTGGATTTCAGTTTCCAAAAGATGGGGTGAGCAGTGAACCTGATAGTAAAGGCAGCCTTCCAGCTCAATCAACTGCATCTGAGCCTAcatctttttcatttggaaagcaaGCCCCGCAAACCTATTCTTCTGATGGGTTTGGGCAGCATCTCTTGAAGAAGGATAAATGGGAGTGTAAAGTATGTTTAGTTCCAAATGAAGCAACTGCAAAGAATTGTGTATCGTGTCAAAGTCCAAATCCAGATATGTGGGAAACACATGGCACCCCATTAACTGAGTCTGCTGCAAGTTGCAAAGCCAGTGGTAACACTGTGCAGGACGACTTTGGATCTGCTTTTGCTAAAAAGGAAGGTCAATGGGACTGCAGCGTCTGTTTAGTAAGAAACGAACCCACTGCCTCCAAGTGTGGTGCCTGCcagcaaccaaacaaaactaatACAGAGGTATCTGGTCAACAAACTTCTTTGAAAACTGGCCAAGCAATTGCTCCAAAGGCTAGTCAAAATGACTTGGGAactgctttttctaaaaaagaaggTCAGTGGGACTGCTCTGTACACCTAAtccaaaatgaagcaaaagatGCGAACTGTCGTTCTTGTCAGAATCCTAGCTCGCAAAGTCAACCAAGTGTGCCTGTACCTACTGTTCAGGCATCCCCTGCTCCCAGGTTTGGTTCCACTGCTGATGCAAATAAGCCACAGAAAAATGGATTTGAAGGGCTTTTTACTAAAAAGGAAGGGCAGTGGGATTGTAATACTTGTTTTGTGAGGAATGAAGGTTCTTCACCAGCCTGTGTAGCCTGCCAAACACCAAATCCATCTAGTAAGGCTGCTGGTGATGCTTCATCAACTCCTGCTTTTGGCTTGAAAAGTCAGTTATCTGAACGTGATGGAGGACAGTTGAGAACAGGCTTTAAGTGTGAGTTTGGTCATGGTGAGCAAGGCAAGACACGgtcatttacatttcagattcCTTTTGATACTGAAGCTAAGCCTGCAAAGGAAGGATTTAGCTTTTCAATGCCAGTGCCTCCAGATGGATTTAAATTTGGGATACAGGAGTCTAGTAAAAATACCACAAAGAAAGATGAGCCATCCAAAGAGTGTACAACTGGCTTCTTAAAAAGCATTgatgaaaaggacaaaaaggaaCTTCCTTCAGATAGTGGAATTACATTCCAATTTcaagaaacagcaaacaagGAGAAAGGTGACTTTGTTTTTGGACAAAATAGCAGCACTTTTACTTTTGCCGAGCTTGCAAAAAATGCTCAGAGGGAAAGCTTTCAGTTTGGCAAAAAAGACCCTAACTTCAAAGGCTTTTCAGATGCagataaaaagctgttttcttcgCAGGCTTCTAAAATGGATCACAAAGCAAACACTTCTGCTGACCTTGGTGAGAAGGATGATGATGTGTATAAGACAGAGGATAGTGATGATATCCATTTTGAACCTATAGTTCAGATGCCTGAAAAAGTAGAACCATTTACAGGAGAGGAAGATGAGAAAGTGTTATACTCCCAAAGAGTAAAGCTGTTCAGGTTTGATCCAGAAACAAGCCAGTGGAAAGAACGTGGAGTGGGCAACCTGAAGattcttaaaaatgaagttaatggCAAAGTAAGAATATTAATGCGGCGTGAGCAGATACTGAAGGTGTGTGCAAATCACTATATAACAACAACGATGAACTTGAAACCACTGTCTGGCTCAGACAAAGCATGGATGTGGGTGGCCAGTGACTTCTCTGATGATAAGGCAAAGTTGGAACAACTGGCAGCAAAATTCAAGACACCAGAGCAGGCTGAGGAGTTCAAGCAGAAGTTTGAAGAATGTCAGAGACTACTACTAGATATACCACTGCAGACACCTCATAAGCTTGTTGATACCGGTAGGACAGCTCAACTtatacagaaagcagaagaaatgaagtgtGGCTTAAAAGatctcaaaacatttctgacagATGACAAAACTAAACTCTCAGAAGAGGAAAACGTAAACTCTGTTTGTGCCAGCAGTACTTCTGATCTGGTTATAAAGCCACATGCGGAAAGTACTGGGCCTACTCTGGAGTGGGATAACTATGACTTGCGTGAAGAAGCATTGGATGATAGTGTAAGTAGTTCTGTGTATGCATCACCTCTTGCAAGTAGTCCTGtaagaaaaaatctgtttagGTTTGGAGAGTCTACCACGGGCTTTAGTTTCAGCTTTAAATCTGCCTTGAGCCCATCCAAATCTCCTTCCAAACAGAACCAGAGTAGAACATCAGTAGGCACAGATGAAGACTCTGACATTActcaggaagaagagagagatggGCAGTACTTTGAACCTGTGGTGCCTCTGCCTGACCTTGTGGAAGTGACCAGTGGTGAGGAAAACGAGCAAGTTGTCTTCAGTCACAGAGCTAAGCTCTACAGATATGACAAAGATGCTAATCAGTGGAAGGAGAGAGGTATTGGGGATATAAAGATACTACAGAACTACGACAACAAACAAGTGCGTATAGTAATGAGAAGGGATCAGGTACTAAAACTCTGTGCCAATCATAGAATAACACCAGATATGAATATACAACAAATGAAAGGATCCGATAGAGCGTGGGTATGGACTGCATGTGACTTTGCAGATGGCGAAAGGAAAGTAGAACTTCTAGCTGTGCGATTCAAGCTGCAGGATGTTGCGGACTCATTTAAGCAGATTTTTGATGAAGCAAAGCGTGCTCAAGAGAGAGACACACTGATAACACCTCTTTCTTCTCGGGCTAATACGCCGAAGGAATCTCCATGTGGTAAAAATGCAGTAGCTGTACTAGAAGAAACTACCAGAGAAAGAACTGACCTCAGCCATGGTGATGATACTTCTGATGTAACTGTAGAAGTCACAGAGGTGTCAAACACTTCTGAAACGCCAACAAAAACAGTGGTTTCTCCTCCAAAGTTTGTATTTGGATCTGAATCTGTTAAGAGCATTTTCAGCAATGGAAAGTCAAAGACATTCACATTTGGAAATACTTCAGCCACTAGTTCTCTCTTTGGCTTCAGCTTTAATCCTCCAAGAAAGAGTGAAGACCATATTCCAATGTCTCGGAACACAGTACAGAAAGATCTGGAAGTCTCTGAACCACCAAAAAGCTCTAGTGCTCCTCAGAAGCCTCTAGACAGCAAAGTAGACAACTTGCCTACTTCAACACAAGATGGACCCTCTAACTTCTCATTTAGAATTCTGGAAAAAG CTGAGAAGACGACGTCAGAAGATCTTCAATCTGATGATGTTATAATAGTTTATGAGTTAACACCTACCCCTGAACAGAGAGCTCTCGCTGGATTTCTCAAGCTACcttcaacatttttctgttacaagAATAAGCCTGGATATGTGAGTGACGAGGATGATG ATGAAGACTATGAAACAGCTGTTAAGAAACTTAATGGAAGACTGTATCCCAGtgattcagaagagaaaaagaaattgcaagaTCCTGTAAAAG taggCACTATAGGAAAAAGTGAATGCAACAATGAAAGAGAATGTGTTACtgcttgggaaaagaaaacaactccTGAGAAGGCTAAAGCAGAAATTCCGCAGGTTCCTCCTACATCTGTCTGTGGCGGCAGCGGTGATACTGAGGATGACAGTCCAGAAGACCTTCAGACAGAAGTTAAAATTCAAGAAACTAAA GAGAATGAGGTTACAAGCTCTACTGACTTAGTCTGTACCAGTAAGGAAGAAGTACCTACTCCATCAACCAGTGAGGCGACAGTATTTGTCCAGTCAGCTACCGAAAATGAAGAACCAGATTCCACTACGGAAACTGTGCGTGTATCTCAGCCTTTATCAGGAACTGATGACAAACCTGTAGACTTGTCAACTAAGAAAAGTGATTTGGACTGTACAGAATCAACACAAG AAAACAGAATCATCTCCTTTGGTTTCGGCAATACTGCAGGCTTGTCATTTGCAGATCTGGCTTCCAAAAACTCTGGAGACTTTGCTTTTGGCTCAAAAG ATAAAAACTTCAAATGGGCAAATACTGGAGCAGCTGTGTTTGGAGAGACAGCCCGTAAAGCAGATGAAGATGAAGGTGGTAGTGATGATGAGGTGGTACATAATGATGATATCCACTTTGAGCCAATTGTGTCCTTACCAGAG GTGGAAGTAAAATCTGgagaagaagatgaagaaattcTCTTCAAAGAGAGGGCAAAACTTTACAGATGGGACAGAGGTGCTACTCAGTGGAAGGAGCGTGGTGTTGGAGAGATAAAGATCCTCTTCCATACACAGAAGAAATACTATAGAGTCCTCATGAGAAGGGACCAAGTTCTGAAAGTCTGTGCAAACCATGTCATCACCAAAGAAATGAACTTAGTGCCCTCTGATGCATCAAACAATGCTTTAATTTGGACAGCCACAGATTATGCTG atggTGAAGTAAAAGTAGAACAACTTGCAGTCAGATTTAAAAGCCAAGAATTGGCTAATTCTTTCAAGAAGAGGTTTGAAGAATGCCAGCTAAGCCTGTCAGAACTACAGAAGGGACACTTATCTCTGGCAGCAGGACTGTCAAAGGACACCAACCCCATTGTGTATTTTGAGGTTTCTGCTGATGACGAACCTCTAGGACACATAACCATGGAGCTGTTTTCAAATATTGTCCCTCGAACTGCTGAAAATTTCAGGGCCCTGTgcacaggagagaaaggatTTGGATTCAAGAACTCCAGCTTTCACAGAATAGTCACTGACTTTGTGTGTCAG ggaggtGATATAACTAACCATGATGGAACAGGTGGACGGTCAATTTATGGAACAGCATTTGAAGATGAGAATTTTGAAGTGAAACACACTGGTCCTGGATTGTTGTCAATGGCAAATAAGGGCAGGGATACGAATAATTCTCAGTTCTTCATAACACTTAAAAAGGCAGAACACCTGGACTTCAAGCATGTGGTATTTGGGTTTGTAAAAGATGGAATGGATGTTGTGAAAAAGATTGAATCCTTTGGTTCTCCTAAAGGGCTAGTAAATGGAAGAATTGTCATTACAGACTGTGGGCAAATATAG